A stretch of DNA from Besnoitia besnoiti strain Bb-Ger1 chromosome II, whole genome shotgun sequence:
CCCTTTCTTCTGAAATCGACTCTCGTTTCCGCCAGCGTATTCACGATGATGACTAGAAAGAGCGTACAGCGCCGGCGTGGCGACTTCATGTTGAGGGCCTGCACCTTCATGGCCTTATGCGTCGGTGGCATTGTGTTGCTGGCAAGTGATGAGGCCGTTGAGGGTCGTCGCCAGGATGGGCTCCTTCCACGTGATTTGCAGCAGGGGTCACTGGCAGGGCAGGAAACCCCACTTTGCCGAACCGTCCCCGCGCCTGGCGTTGGTGACCAAACTCGAAACAAGAGCACCGACGCCGACATCAACAAAGTGACTTTGTCTAAGGAACAGCTCAGTACAACTGTGGAATGCATTGGTAAAGGCAGCGCTGTGGCCCTGGTGCCtaaaaagaaagaagaagcgtGTGTCATAAAGCCTGGCGCAACTGTAGAGAACTGCAATAGCGAAGGGTCGAGCTCGCTTCGGAGTCTCCTCCAGGCTAACCGTGAGATCACGTGGACTGACGCAGTACTCTCGTCAGGGGACGGACACAGGCAAACAAGGAGATTAGAACTCACGGAGGACGACCTTCCCTTCACTGATAAGTCCTTTTTCGTCGGATGTACATCCGAAGTTGACGGCCATGTCAAATCTGCACCGGCTGCAGCGAAGACATGCCGAATCGATGTCAGCGTGCTGGCGCGTTCGTCCAAAGTTGAGGAAAACGTGGTGACATGTGC
This window harbors:
- a CDS encoding SAG-related sequence (encoded by transcript BESB_034960) — encoded protein: MMTRKSVQRRRGDFMLRACTFMALCVGGIVLLASDEAVEGRRQDGLLPRDLQQGSLAGQETPLCRTVPAPGVGDQTRNKSTDADINKVTLSKEQLSTTVECIGKGSAVALVPKKKEEACVIKPGATVENCNSEGSSSLRSLLQANREITWTDAVLSSGDGHRQTRRLELTEDDLPFTDKSFFVGCTSEVDGHVKSAPAAAKTCRIDVSVLARSSKVEENVVTCAYGAESNPRPLEVELTSRNNTVVVACGADGSIAPPSYNTHYCDDTLQSCDKSYTDIFPKFDSTWWSGEAGKDDAPVKLTIPKESFPVEDQRFYVGCSPKKNGDGSSGGSRAGAGPETQAPAASPTRCKVMVTVRAAAASSSVSSIVGDVVAAAGATAIASFVGGLF